In one Streptomyces marincola genomic region, the following are encoded:
- a CDS encoding ABC transporter permease, translating into MTWRDVALRGLVAAGTLLVLSAVIFFSTDVLPGDAAGIIAGQDATERERAEIRERLGLDRPAVVRYLEWLGDAATGDLGRSAAAGRPVAEVLAERLGNSVLLVALAAAVVAVPALVLGLAAGLRAGRPLDRALSSLTVVLLALPEFLLATGLVVLLAQHWSLFPAVSMVPAGDAPWQHPDLLVLPVASLVLGGLGVATRLVRAAAASAAEHPAVEQARLDGESGARLAWSYVLPAAAGPALQGFTVMVAGLLGGSLVVETLFAYPGIGHEVAQAVTYRDTAMVQGLGLALAGAVLLVLLAGDVLARALDPRSRPARRGGGAA; encoded by the coding sequence GTGACCTGGCGCGATGTGGCGCTGCGCGGCCTGGTGGCCGCCGGCACGCTGCTGGTGCTCTCGGCGGTGATCTTCTTCTCCACGGACGTGCTGCCGGGGGACGCGGCCGGGATCATCGCCGGCCAGGACGCCACGGAACGCGAGCGGGCCGAGATCCGCGAACGCCTCGGCCTCGACCGCCCGGCCGTCGTCCGCTACCTGGAGTGGCTGGGCGACGCGGCCACCGGCGACCTCGGGCGGTCCGCCGCCGCCGGGCGGCCGGTCGCGGAGGTGCTGGCGGAACGGCTGGGCAACTCGGTGCTGCTGGTCGCGCTCGCGGCGGCGGTCGTCGCGGTGCCCGCGCTCGTGCTCGGGCTCGCCGCCGGGCTGCGGGCCGGCCGGCCGCTGGACCGGGCGCTGTCGTCGCTGACCGTGGTGCTGCTCGCGCTGCCGGAGTTCCTGCTGGCCACGGGGCTCGTGGTGCTGCTGGCCCAGCACTGGTCGCTGTTCCCCGCCGTGTCGATGGTGCCGGCGGGCGACGCGCCCTGGCAGCACCCGGACCTGCTGGTGCTGCCGGTGGCGAGCCTGGTGCTCGGCGGCCTCGGCGTGGCGACGCGGCTGGTGCGGGCCGCCGCGGCGAGCGCCGCGGAGCATCCGGCGGTGGAACAGGCCAGGCTGGACGGCGAGTCGGGCGCGCGGCTCGCGTGGTCGTATGTGCTGCCCGCGGCGGCCGGGCCCGCGCTCCAGGGCTTCACCGTGATGGTCGCGGGGCTGCTGGGCGGCAGCCTGGTCGTCGAGACGCTGTTCGCCTACCCGGGCATCGGGCACGAGGTGGCGCAGGCCGTGACCTACCGGGACACCGCGATGGTGCAGGGCCTGGGCCTCGCCCTGGCCGGGGCCGTGCTGCTGGTGCTCCTGGCGGGCGATGTGCTGGCGCGGGCGCTCGACCCGCGGTCCCGGCCGGCCCGGCGGGGAGGTGGGGCCGCGTGA
- a CDS encoding ABC transporter substrate-binding protein produces the protein MRSPDRRAFLGLGALTAAGIAGFLTGCSSSSSSSSQDGEGGEGGDGGTLRAAFAGGGSSETLNYLLGPTALDFVRARLVHGALGAIDAGQPDGVRYGVLESIEISDDLATYTLRLRDAVAFTDGSPVTAADLLYSLRAPDELGGLPFTRLAGRNFDLAAARVVDDRTLDLPTLTPIADGRLLLCQSMLVVKEGVTEFTPQTPSCGPFVIEAFEPGRQTVLRRNPDWFGPAIGEEVSLSEIHLLSIGDPEARVNALRGGQAEFVSGVSPATARTLADAEGVAVTAGEPPYVSNLRFVMNLAHPPFQDERVRRAFRLAIDRQAIVDTVYFGRAHLGNDVPALGFPGYHAELEQRAHDPEAAEALLREAGHAGMAIELTAGPELTGMVETATLMVEHLRAIGVDATLNELPAGQLFADYEAYQRLPFAAGYNPPAPFEPNHTPGNFPDIDELVVTARSATAEADRTAASREAQRLLWERGNEIIPVFVPTVDAHADGVGGVRHLQFPDLSLATLDPA, from the coding sequence GTGAGATCTCCCGACCGCCGCGCCTTCCTCGGACTCGGCGCCCTGACCGCCGCCGGAATAGCCGGGTTCCTGACCGGCTGCTCCTCCTCCTCGTCCTCCTCGTCGCAGGACGGAGAGGGCGGGGAGGGAGGTGATGGCGGGACGCTGCGCGCGGCCTTCGCCGGGGGCGGGTCGAGCGAGACCCTCAACTACCTCCTCGGCCCGACCGCGTTGGACTTCGTCCGGGCCCGCCTGGTGCACGGCGCGCTCGGCGCCATCGACGCCGGGCAGCCGGACGGCGTCCGCTACGGCGTGCTGGAGTCGATCGAGATCAGCGACGACCTGGCCACCTACACCCTGCGCCTGCGCGACGCCGTCGCCTTCACCGACGGCTCGCCGGTCACCGCCGCCGACCTGCTGTACTCGCTGCGCGCGCCCGACGAGTTGGGCGGGCTGCCGTTCACGCGCCTGGCGGGGCGCAACTTCGACCTGGCCGCCGCCCGCGTCGTGGACGACCGCACGCTCGACCTGCCGACCCTGACGCCCATTGCCGACGGGCGGCTGCTGCTGTGCCAGAGCATGCTGGTCGTCAAGGAGGGCGTGACCGAGTTCACCCCGCAGACGCCGTCCTGCGGGCCGTTCGTCATCGAGGCGTTCGAGCCGGGCCGGCAGACGGTGCTGCGCCGCAACCCCGACTGGTTCGGCCCGGCCATCGGCGAGGAGGTCTCCCTTTCCGAGATCCACCTGCTGTCCATCGGTGACCCCGAGGCCCGGGTGAACGCGCTGCGCGGCGGGCAGGCCGAGTTCGTCAGCGGCGTCTCGCCGGCCACCGCGCGCACGCTCGCGGACGCCGAGGGGGTCGCCGTCACGGCGGGCGAGCCGCCGTACGTGTCGAACCTGCGGTTCGTCATGAACCTCGCGCACCCGCCGTTCCAGGACGAGCGCGTGCGCCGCGCGTTCCGGCTGGCGATCGACCGGCAGGCCATCGTCGACACCGTCTACTTCGGCCGGGCGCACCTCGGCAACGACGTGCCCGCGCTCGGCTTCCCCGGCTACCACGCGGAACTTGAGCAGCGGGCCCACGACCCGGAGGCGGCCGAGGCGCTGCTGCGCGAGGCCGGGCACGCGGGCATGGCGATCGAGCTGACGGCGGGCCCCGAGCTGACCGGCATGGTCGAGACGGCCACGCTGATGGTGGAGCACCTGCGGGCGATCGGCGTGGACGCGACGCTCAACGAGCTGCCCGCCGGGCAGCTGTTCGCGGACTACGAGGCGTACCAGCGGCTGCCGTTCGCCGCCGGGTACAACCCGCCGGCGCCGTTCGAGCCCAATCACACGCCGGGGAACTTCCCCGACATCGACGAGCTGGTGGTCACCGCCCGCAGCGCGACGGCCGAGGCCGACAGGACGGCGGCCTCGCGCGAGGCGCAGCGCCTGCTGTGGGAGCGGGGCAACGAGATCATCCCGGTGTTCGTGCCCACGGTCGACGCCCACGCGGACGGTGTGGGCGGCGTGCGGCACCTCCAGTTCCCCGATCTGTCCCTCGCCACGCTCGACCCGGCGTGA